The genomic DNA GGCGCGCAAGGTCGGCCGCGAGATCGAGGTGCTGATCGACGAAGTGGACGACGACGGCGCCGTGGGCCGCAGCGCTGGCGACGCGCCGGAAATCGACGGCTGCGTCTACGTCAGTTCCGACCGCAAGCTCAAGGCCGGCGACCTGGTGCGCGCCCGCGTCACCGACTCCGACGAATACGACCTCTGGGCCGACACGGTCTGAGCGCCATGTTGCCGGCGGCGCCCGCCGCCGGCAGGAAGCCCCAGCCCCCTGCGGCTCAGGCCTCCAGTAGCTTCAGGCCCGCCACGCCGCCCACGATCAGGGCGATGCACGCCAGGCGCGCGACGGACGGCGAATCGCCGAACAACACGATCCCCAGCACCGTGATGCCCACGGAACCGATGCCGGTCCACACCGCATAGGCGGTGCCGGCGGGCAGGTGCCGCATCGCCAGGGTCAACAGGAAGATGCTGCCCAAGGCCGCGGCGATGCCGATGGCGCTGGGCCAGAACCGCGTCCAGCCGTCTGCGTACTTCAACGCCAGCGCCATCACGATTTCCACCGCGCTCGCGGCCAACAGGATCCACCAGGCCATCGCGGCCTCCCTTCGATATTGGAATGCGGCAAGCTTAGGGCCTATAGTTACCCATACACAAGTACGCACCTTTTGGTAACCATGAAAGGCTCGCCATGGCTGTCTCTTCCTCTTCATCGGCGGACGTCTTCGACGCCGCCTGTCCGTCGCGCCGCGCGCTCGAACTGATTTCCGGCAAGTGGGTGCCGCTGGTGCTTCCCGCCCTGGCGCGCGGCCCGCTGCGCAACAACGAACTGCTGCGCAAGCTGGGCGGCATCTCGCAGAAGATGATGACGCAGACGCTGCGCGACCTGGAACGCCACGGGCTGGTGCGGCGCGAGGACATGCGCACCGTGCCGCCGCACGTGCGCTATCACCTGACCGAGCTGGGGAAATCGCTGAATGTGGCGCTGGTGGCGCTGGATCGCTGGGCCGAAAGGCACCATGCGCAACTGGACGCGGCGGCGCGCCGCCATGACGCGGCGGCCGCGCGCGCCGGCTGATCACAGCCAGCCGGCGCGTCCCGGGCGGACGGCCCGCCCTCGGCCGGCGTCGGCCTTAATGCTTGGCCAGAAAATCAGACATGTCGTCGGCGTGCTCTTCCTCGACCGCCAGGATTTCCTCCAGCAGGCGACGCGTGGTCGAATCCTGCTCGCCGATGTACTCGATCATCTGGCGGTAGCTGTCAATGGCAATACGCTCGGCGATCAGGTTTTCCTTGATCATTTCTTCGAGCGTGCTGCCCTCGACGTACTCGGAATGGCTGCGTTCGAGCAGGCCCTTGGGCGACAGGTTGGGCTCGCCGCCCAGCTGCACGATGCGTTCGGCCAGCTTGTCGGCGTGCTCCTGTTCCTGGGTGGCGTGCTCGGCGAATTCCGCCGCCACCGGCTCGGCGTTCAGGCCGCGGGCCATGAAGAAGTGGCGCTTGTAGCGCAGCACACAGACGATTTCCGTGGCCAGCGCTTCGTTCAGCAGCTTGAGCACGGTCTTGCGGTCGGCGCGATAGGTGTCGGTGACGGCGCCGGACTCGATGTCCTGGCGCGCCTTGGCGCGGATCGCCTTCACATCCATGTCGAAGGGGCGGCTTGCCTGTTCGCGGTTACGGGTCGTGTTTTCCATATCGTTAGCTCCTTTTGGGTTAGCAAGACGACGCTGGATTTCCAGTCGTTCCGAACAACCCAGTCTACCGGCCACGCAAAAAGATGCTGTGTCCAAACATTGCCCATGGCCCCGGATCGGCCTTTCACGCGCCGCGCAAAAGCGCGTCCGGCGCTTCTCGTAAACTATCGGCTTCCCGGACGGCCCGTGACGCAATCTGTAACGGGCCCGGCAATAAGTAGCTTCATATGACCCTGAAGAACATCTGCGTGTATTGCGGCTCCAATCCCGGCGCGCGCCCC from Achromobacter xylosoxidans includes the following:
- a CDS encoding winged helix-turn-helix transcriptional regulator — encoded protein: MAVSSSSSADVFDAACPSRRALELISGKWVPLVLPALARGPLRNNELLRKLGGISQKMMTQTLRDLERHGLVRREDMRTVPPHVRYHLTELGKSLNVALVALDRWAERHHAQLDAAARRHDAAAARAG
- a CDS encoding bacterioferritin yields the protein MENTTRNREQASRPFDMDVKAIRAKARQDIESGAVTDTYRADRKTVLKLLNEALATEIVCVLRYKRHFFMARGLNAEPVAAEFAEHATQEQEHADKLAERIVQLGGEPNLSPKGLLERSHSEYVEGSTLEEMIKENLIAERIAIDSYRQMIEYIGEQDSTTRRLLEEILAVEEEHADDMSDFLAKH
- a CDS encoding DMT family transporter — encoded protein: MAWWILLAASAVEIVMALALKYADGWTRFWPSAIGIAAALGSIFLLTLAMRHLPAGTAYAVWTGIGSVGITVLGIVLFGDSPSVARLACIALIVGGVAGLKLLEA